A window of the Dermatophagoides farinae isolate YC_2012a chromosome 2, ASM2471394v1, whole genome shotgun sequence genome harbors these coding sequences:
- the LOC124494129 gene encoding uncharacterized protein LOC124494129, with amino-acid sequence MSTLKRTLKRGGRDRNNIGSSVLPDDDVQGIFRQLESPHFLNYDEKNQQQSLSTSPKLSPTKETSIIHNYNNGDSPRCDGDTDHSHHHHHQLILDVTQAPVSYSKNSIDHQQRLDSNNDSYNQQDSSGNDRPFIRAHLFRRSFSLDDIVQYQNRISCEHHDHENIDPNMMIDHYGQPYIHHNQSTMDVHLHHIRHSQNPHGKISHHQNWLGGVFGCFKPIIGIISSKGFKDGKHNCEIPYENLKDMQFLGSGAQGSVYVATLNQELVAVKKMRDKCETEIKHLRKLNHKNIVAFKGVCTQSANYCIVMEFCPYGQLYEYLKKCEFMPPAQVIDWSHQIASGMNYLHQHKIIHRDLKSPNVLISHNSVLKISDFGTSRQLSDCSKIMSFAGTVAWMAPEVIRSELCSEKVDIWSFGVVMWELLTLEIPYRDFEQSSIIYGVGNANLSLPLPESFPKGYRLLMQMSWKNKPRNRPSFQQIIAHIEIASREFSDFKLEEFCDKQRQWKEEVRHALSQTRINFNNQHSLSSSSQVAGSPVSQCSDHLRSKNKKKSLNHLDQLDPTAHLDLDEPLQSALQSAMIRKTASLYTDMVKVIESLVERERKLCESENGGSQNGAEFSESARLPRKPLTEKLLEKALNDPIYKSALELSRESSKVTNNDLCDSLFVRALESPIRQRGGSQYGSVKAKLRRRNRRLNQCYSSSSKDISFSMADSQDTTAQEPSIALDDCNDLIAVQIDTANKPNEQDLSITNQSNNQVPMIRGVPQRRTFDSGYGEGQSCVSSPIAEPKKNGYNGNGGNISASSANTSASLSGQRMRARLRRQKAIDRGSCPSSAQSSSRSRPMSSSYHQQLYTANSSTDYEDNDYDDDRSLYSRRSSSVGRIQEFSCHAYGRLRRKTSTTSSSDNNDDDDEDIDDEGNTSSSGNEENDREKAHNIAIIKRKLKASLPPPGRRSATERRPYSGGHHHHHHHHHHHHATSNNKYLTSTVKQQHTMTTLNDKVGDLSPKIIT; translated from the exons atgtcaacttTAAAACGTACTTTAAAACGTGGTGGCCGTGACCGTAATAACATTGGTTCATCAGTGTtgcctgatgatgatgtacagGGAATATTTCGTCAACTTGAATCGCcacattttttaaattatgatgaaaaaaatcaacaacaatcattatcaacatcaccgAAACTCTCACCGACCAAAGAAACTTCTATTATTCACAATTATAACAATGGCGATTCACCGAG GTGTGATGGTGATACcgatcattctcatcatcatcatcatcagcttaTATTGGATGTAACTCAAGCACCAGTATCATATagtaaaaattcaatagatcatcaacaacgtcTTGATtccaataatgattcatataATCAACAAGATTCCAGCGGTAATGATAGACCATTTATTCGAGCACATCTATTCCGTAGAAGCTTTTCATTGGATGATATTGTTCAATATCAGAATCGAATATCTTGTgaacatcatgatcatgaaaatattgatccaaatatgatgattgatcattatggACAACCATATatccatcataatcaaagtACAATGGatgttcatcttcatcatattCGACATTCACAAAATCCACATGGAAAAAtatctcatcatcagaattggTTAGGCGGTGTATTTGGCTGTTTCAAACCGATCATTGGTATTATAAGCAGTAAAGGATTCAAAGATGGAAAACATAATTGTGAGATTCcatatgaaaatttgaaagaTATGCAATTTTTGGGCAGTGGTGCACAAGGTTCAGTATATGTGGCCACATTGAATCAAGAATTGGTGGCAGTGAAAAAGATGCGTGATAAATGTGAAACAGAAATCAAACATTTacgaaaattgaatcataaaaatattgTCGCCTTTAAAGGTGTATGTACACAAAGTGCCAATTATTGTATTGTGATGGAATTCTGTCCATATGGACAACTTTATGAATATTTGAAGAAATGTGAATTCATGCCACCAGCTCAAGTGATCGATTGGTCACATCAGATTGCTTCTGGAATGAattatcttcatcaacataaaATAATACATCGTGATCTTAAATCTCCTAATGTTTTAATATCTCATAATAgtgttttgaaaatatcgGATTTTGGAACTAGCCGACAATTAAGCGATTGCTCAAAGATCATGTCATTTGCCGGTACGGTTGCTTGGATGGCACCCGAAGTTATTCGTTCTGAATTATGTTCGGAAAAAGTAGATATTTGGAGCTTTGGTGTTGTCATGTGGGAACTTTTAACATTAGAGATTCCTTATCGTGATTTTGAACAATCTTCTATCATCTATGGTGTAGGCAACGCTAATCTTAGTCTTCCATTGCCGGAATCCTTTCCAAAAGGATATAGACTTTTGATGCAAATGAGCTGGAAGAACAAACCACGTAATCGTCCATCATTTCAACAGATAATCGCACATATAGAGATTGCTTCTAGAGAATTTAGCGATTTTAAATTGGAAGAATTTTGTGacaaacaacgacaatggaAAGAAGAAGTTCGACATGCATTATCACAGACAAGaattaatttcaacaatcaacattcTTTATCGAGTAGTTCACAGGTTGCTGGTTCACCTGTGTCACAATGTTCAGATCATTTAAGAtcgaaaaacaagaaaaaatcattaaatcatCTTGATCAATTGGATCCAACTGCTCATCTTGATCTGGATGAACCATTACAATCAGCATTACAAAGTGCCATGATACGTAAGACTGCCAGCCTTTATACCGATATGGTAAAAGTGATTGAGTCGTTAGTAGAAAGAGAACGAAAACTATGTGAAAGTGAGAATGGTGGAAGCCAGAATGGTGCAGAATTTTCTGAATCGGCTCGATTACCACGAAAACCATTGACGGAAAAACTTTTGGAAAAAGCACTCAACGATCCAATTTATAAGAGTGCACTAGAACTAAGTCGCGAATCATCAAAGGTGACTAACAATGACTTATGTGATAGTTTG TTTGTCCGAGCTTTAGAAAGTCCAATACGTCAACGTGGTGGATCACAATATGGAAGTGTCAAAGCAAAACTGAGAAGACGTAATCGAAGATTGAATCAATgctattcatcatcatcgaaagaTATCAGTTTTAGTATGGCCGATTCTCAGGATACGACAGCACAAGAACCTTCTATCGCATTggatgattgtaatgatttgattgctGTTCAGATTGATACAGCAAATAAACCAAATGAACAAGATTTGAGTATCACAAATCAAAGTAACAATCAAGTACCAATGATTCGTGGTGTACCACAACGACGTACATTCGATTCTGGTTATGGTGAAGGACAAAGTTGTGTATCATCACCAATTGCAgaaccaaagaaaaatggctataatggtaatggtggaAATATTAGTGCTAGTTCAGCAAATACATCAGCTTCACTTTCTGGTCAACGAATGAGAGCTAGATTGCGCCGACAAAAAGCTATCGATCGTGGTTCGTGTCCATCATCCGCACAATCATCAAGTAGATCTCGACCAATGTCATCTagttatcatcaacaattataTACGGCAAATAGCTCAACAGATTATGAAGATaatgattacgatgatgatcgtagTTTATATTCAAGACGTTCCAGTTCCGTTGGACGAATACAGGAATTTAGCTGTCATGCATATGGACGATTGAGAAGAAAAACATCAACCACTAGTTCgagtgataataatgatgatgatgatgaagatattgatgatgaaggtaATACAAGTAGCAGTggtaatgaagaaaatgatcGAGAAAAAGCACATAATATAGCCATAATTAAACGAAAATTGAAAGcatcattaccaccaccaggACGAAGAAGTGCAACAGAACGAAGACCATATAGTGGTggccatcaccaccaccaccatcaccatcatcatcatcatgcaacatcaaataataaatatttgaCATCAACagttaaacaacaacatacaatgacaacattgaatgataaagtGGGTGACTTAAGCCCAAAGATTATTACTTGA